A genomic window from Photobacterium gaetbulicola Gung47 includes:
- a CDS encoding dipeptidase (COG4690) translates to MTKLSVTLLSAAVLSALSMSANACTGLIVGKGASVDGSIMIARNEDFGINNWNKYLAYRPQQINEQGDWTLGNGLVVPMPTQFYAYSAIPDWDALTVDKDGKYYEERGINQYNVAVSATTSAEVNEKAAKADPLVKPGIIEAVIPTLILPQVKTAKQGVELLGHYIEEYGAGEGNSLYIADINEAWLFEIGSGHHWIAVKVPDDSYAMIANGLRIHGVDLDAPDVMHSKGLLQFVKQHKLLDKPDARSFNFAKAFGVIGDTYNVDREWLGQAMLTPSQVQDTREQQYPLFMRPDDKISVKDVASVLSSTYEGTELAEKGERPIRVERQLESHIIQLRPDMPEEFQGIIWQSYGVLSESVLVPLYTSLQEYPVPYTVGTDTYSDDSAYWQFRSLTALATANPDKYLPMLKATWDKEESKLYKQVSNMDMLLKDMYNQDKATAVEMASDFSYGQLQRTLSMATEIRYKMMTDLTKSTEKKYSEEEFKKIMSL, encoded by the coding sequence ATGACGAAATTGTCTGTTACGCTGTTGAGTGCGGCTGTGCTGTCTGCACTGAGTATGAGTGCCAATGCCTGTACGGGATTGATTGTCGGTAAAGGCGCATCGGTCGATGGCAGTATCATGATTGCCCGCAACGAAGACTTTGGTATTAATAACTGGAATAAATACCTCGCCTACCGCCCGCAGCAAATCAACGAACAGGGCGATTGGACCTTGGGCAATGGGTTGGTTGTGCCTATGCCTACCCAGTTTTATGCCTACTCGGCAATACCGGATTGGGATGCGCTAACGGTCGACAAAGACGGCAAGTATTACGAAGAGCGCGGTATCAACCAGTACAATGTTGCAGTTTCTGCGACCACCAGTGCCGAGGTTAACGAAAAAGCCGCCAAGGCCGATCCTTTGGTGAAGCCGGGGATCATCGAAGCGGTGATCCCGACCCTGATCCTGCCGCAGGTGAAAACCGCCAAACAAGGCGTCGAGCTGCTTGGCCACTACATTGAAGAGTACGGCGCTGGCGAAGGTAACAGCCTGTACATTGCCGATATTAATGAAGCATGGCTGTTCGAAATCGGCTCGGGGCATCACTGGATTGCGGTGAAAGTGCCGGATGACAGCTATGCGATGATTGCCAATGGCTTGCGGATCCACGGTGTCGACCTGGATGCACCGGATGTAATGCACTCCAAAGGGCTGCTGCAGTTTGTTAAACAGCATAAATTGCTGGATAAACCCGATGCTCGTTCATTCAATTTTGCCAAGGCCTTTGGGGTCATTGGTGATACCTATAATGTTGACCGCGAGTGGTTGGGGCAGGCGATGCTGACACCTTCGCAGGTACAGGACACCCGTGAGCAGCAGTACCCGCTGTTCATGAGGCCCGATGACAAAATCTCGGTCAAGGATGTGGCCAGCGTACTGAGCTCGACCTATGAAGGCACCGAGCTGGCAGAGAAGGGTGAGCGGCCTATTCGGGTAGAGCGCCAGCTTGAATCGCATATTATTCAGCTTCGCCCGGACATGCCTGAAGAGTTCCAGGGGATCATCTGGCAGAGTTACGGTGTGCTGTCTGAGTCGGTGTTGGTTCCGCTCTATACCAGTCTGCAAGAGTACCCAGTGCCTTATACGGTCGGGACTGATACCTACAGTGATGACTCGGCTTACTGGCAGTTCCGCAGCCTGACGGCATTGGCAACCGCCAATCCGGATAAGTACCTGCCAATGTTGAAAGCAACTTGGGATAAGGAAGAGAGCAAGTTGTACAAGCAAGTCAGCAACATGGATATGCTGCTCAAAGATATGTACAACCAGGACAAGGCGACAGCGGTAGAAATGGCGTCTGATTTCTCTTACGGCCAGCTGCAGCGTACCTTGAGCATGGCAACAGAGATCCGCTACAAGATGATGACGGATCTAACCAAGAGCACCGAGAAAAAATACAGCGAAGAAGAGTTCAAGAAGATTATGAGTCTTTGA
- a CDS encoding putative bifunctional maltose and glucose-specific PTS system components IICB (COG1263,COG1264) has product MSNTSKKTTLWEFFQSLGKTFMLPVALLAFSGILLGVGSSLSSSAVKESIPFLDFMPLQLLFMWMTKIGLVAFIYLPIMFAVAIPLGLAREEKGVAAFAGFVGYAALNLSINFYLTVAGVLGNAEQEAAYGVKSIIGIDSIDTGILGAVIVGIIVAKLHARFYTYKMPDALAFFGGARFVPIITTGVVACVVGGITEPLEFLFLFVAPALYLIHAVLTGLGFMVMGLLDVTIGNTDGNIIDFFIFGILQGTATKWYLVPVVAGIWFAVYYSVFRFAITRFNLKTPGREVESAEQIASAVTGEKTTGYKGDIILNALGGADNIESLDNCITRLRLSVKDMALVNDAVLKANGALGVVKLDAHNLQVVIGPQVHLVKNEIQSLMPA; this is encoded by the coding sequence ATGTCCAACACATCAAAGAAAACAACCTTATGGGAGTTTTTCCAAAGCCTCGGGAAAACCTTCATGCTGCCGGTCGCCTTGCTGGCATTCTCCGGTATTTTGCTCGGTGTCGGCAGCTCGCTTTCGAGCAGCGCGGTAAAAGAGAGCATCCCGTTTCTGGATTTCATGCCACTGCAGCTACTGTTCATGTGGATGACCAAGATCGGCCTGGTCGCCTTTATCTACCTGCCAATCATGTTCGCAGTTGCCATCCCGCTTGGCTTGGCGCGTGAAGAGAAAGGGGTGGCGGCTTTCGCCGGTTTCGTTGGTTACGCGGCACTGAACCTCTCCATCAACTTCTACCTCACCGTTGCCGGCGTGCTGGGCAATGCCGAGCAGGAAGCGGCCTACGGCGTGAAATCGATCATCGGTATCGACTCTATCGACACCGGTATCTTGGGTGCGGTGATTGTCGGTATTATCGTGGCGAAACTGCATGCCCGCTTCTACACCTACAAGATGCCGGATGCCCTGGCCTTCTTCGGCGGCGCCCGCTTTGTCCCTATCATCACCACGGGTGTGGTTGCCTGTGTGGTCGGTGGTATCACCGAGCCGCTTGAATTCCTATTCCTGTTCGTGGCACCGGCTCTGTACCTGATCCACGCAGTGCTAACCGGTCTAGGTTTCATGGTCATGGGTCTGCTGGACGTGACTATCGGTAATACCGACGGTAACATCATCGACTTCTTCATCTTCGGTATCCTCCAGGGCACGGCAACAAAATGGTACTTGGTGCCCGTTGTAGCCGGGATCTGGTTTGCGGTTTACTACTCGGTGTTTCGTTTTGCCATCACCCGCTTCAACCTGAAAACACCAGGTCGCGAAGTCGAAAGTGCCGAGCAGATTGCCTCTGCAGTGACCGGTGAGAAAACCACAGGCTACAAGGGGGATATCATCCTCAATGCCCTGGGCGGTGCCGATAACATCGAATCACTGGATAACTGCATCACCCGCCTGCGCTTGTCGGTGAAAGATATGGCGCTGGTTAATGATGCCGTGCTCAAAGCCAATGGCGCATTGGGTGTTGTCAAACTTGATGCCCACAACCTTCAGGTAGTGATTGGCCCTCAAGTTCACTTGGTGAAAAACGAAATCCAGAGCCTGATGCCGGCTTAA
- a CDS encoding putative LysR family transcriptional regulator (COG0583): MLNMKELPSIRALRTFIAVANHLSFSKAARELSLTQGAVSKQISLLEQQLGQPLFERHLNGIRLTRIGLRYLPQIVEALEALQNATAGLRQLDQVEEVLTVNVSPSFASLWLIPRINGFVRAFPHLQVQLKTGDGLVHDISGDNDIVIRCLPLAKHYDNATLLCRENLRLVASAALLRQQPIREIDDLAKHVFLPQVTRPQLWEQFRIHHKIAYPMEFYGVGFEHFYMSLEAVKNQQGLALLPDFMVDDLIINTSELFNPLKSMMASHYGYYIIVPHYKRHARKVCVFTQWLTEMMASSQGHAS, translated from the coding sequence GTGTTAAATATGAAAGAGCTCCCTTCGATAAGGGCGCTTAGAACTTTCATCGCTGTGGCGAATCATTTGAGCTTTTCCAAAGCCGCCAGGGAGCTCTCGCTCACCCAAGGGGCTGTGAGTAAACAGATTTCCCTGCTGGAACAACAGCTGGGGCAGCCTTTGTTCGAGCGGCACCTCAATGGAATTCGGCTCACCCGCATAGGGCTGCGCTATTTACCGCAAATCGTCGAAGCCTTGGAAGCGCTGCAAAACGCCACGGCGGGTTTGCGCCAGCTCGATCAGGTTGAGGAGGTGCTGACGGTCAATGTGTCCCCTTCATTTGCTAGCCTTTGGCTGATTCCGCGGATAAACGGCTTTGTCCGAGCTTTTCCCCACCTTCAGGTGCAGCTCAAAACGGGGGACGGGCTTGTGCATGATATCAGCGGTGATAATGACATTGTTATTCGTTGCCTGCCGTTGGCCAAGCACTACGACAATGCCACCTTGTTGTGCAGAGAAAACCTAAGGCTGGTGGCTTCGGCAGCGTTATTGCGTCAGCAGCCAATTAGGGAAATTGATGATCTGGCAAAGCATGTATTCCTGCCCCAGGTTACCCGGCCGCAGTTGTGGGAGCAGTTCAGAATCCACCACAAGATTGCCTACCCGATGGAATTTTATGGGGTTGGGTTCGAGCATTTCTATATGTCGCTGGAAGCGGTGAAAAACCAGCAGGGGCTGGCATTGTTACCTGATTTTATGGTCGATGACTTAATCATCAACACATCTGAGCTATTCAACCCACTCAAATCAATGATGGCCAGTCATTATGGCTATTACATTATTGTGCCTCACTATAAACGCCATGCCCGCAAGGTGTGTGTATTTACCCAGTGGCTCACTGAAATGATGGCCAGCAGCCAAGGTCATGCTTCCTAG
- a CDS encoding immunogenic protein (COG2358) produces MGSINKLLAYTSAAVLLGTSTLSFAESRFVTIGTGGVTGVYYPTGGAICRLVNKDRKDHNIRCSVESTGGSIYNINTIRAGELDLGIAQSDWQYHAYNGTSKFADNGAYKNLRAVFSIHPEPFTIVARADSGIKTFEDLKGKRVNIGNPGSGQRGTMEVLMDRYGWTMKDFKLASELKASEQSKALCDNKIDAMIYTVGHPSGAIKEATTSCDSKIITVAGDKVNKLIEDNSFYRVATVPGGMYKGNAIDVTTFGVGATFVSSTSVPDDVVYSIVKSVFENFDDFKRLHPAFAHLKKEEMIRDGLSAPLHPGAAKYYKEVGLM; encoded by the coding sequence ATGGGATCTATCAACAAGCTTCTTGCCTACACCAGTGCCGCCGTTCTACTGGGTACCTCGACACTATCTTTTGCCGAAAGCCGTTTTGTCACCATAGGTACCGGAGGCGTGACAGGAGTATATTACCCAACGGGTGGGGCAATCTGCCGCTTGGTCAATAAAGACAGAAAAGATCACAATATCCGCTGCTCGGTCGAAAGTACCGGTGGTTCTATCTACAACATCAATACTATCCGTGCTGGCGAGCTTGATTTAGGTATCGCCCAGTCTGACTGGCAATACCACGCCTACAACGGCACCAGCAAATTTGCCGATAACGGGGCATACAAAAATCTGCGAGCTGTGTTCTCCATCCACCCAGAGCCGTTTACCATTGTTGCCCGTGCTGACTCGGGGATCAAAACCTTCGAAGATCTCAAGGGCAAGCGCGTCAATATCGGCAACCCAGGTTCTGGCCAGCGCGGCACCATGGAAGTGCTGATGGACAGGTACGGCTGGACAATGAAAGACTTCAAACTGGCCTCTGAGCTAAAAGCCTCCGAACAATCCAAAGCACTGTGTGACAACAAAATTGATGCCATGATTTATACCGTTGGCCACCCTAGCGGCGCCATCAAAGAAGCCACCACATCTTGCGATAGCAAAATCATTACCGTTGCCGGCGACAAGGTTAACAAGCTAATCGAGGACAACAGCTTCTACCGTGTGGCGACAGTGCCAGGCGGTATGTACAAGGGGAATGCGATTGATGTCACTACCTTTGGAGTCGGTGCCACCTTTGTTTCTTCAACGTCAGTGCCGGACGATGTGGTGTACAGCATCGTCAAATCGGTATTCGAAAACTTCGATGACTTCAAGAGACTTCACCCTGCCTTTGCTCACTTGAAAAAAGAAGAGATGATCAGAGACGGCCTTTCTGCCCCGCTACATCCGGGTGCAGCAAAATACTACAAAGAAGTTGGCTTGATGTAA
- a CDS encoding putative NADH-dependent flavin oxidoreductase (COG0446,COG1902) has translation MSTLFTETRIGSMVLKNRFMRSATWENMATEDGHMTDKLYAIYEELAQGEVGLIVTGYANIVAEEKPNAGMMGIYNDSFIDEYKTLTELVHRNDSKIVMQLAYGGTKTTFNLGERVIFAPSEVPEKGTQTLGKAMTKEDIDYIVRAFAEASLRAQKSGFDGVEIHAAHTYLINQFLSPYYNRREDEYGGSLANRMRFLMEIYAETRKLVGDDFPILVKLTATEFFEGGLTFDDTRTVCRKLEEVGVDAIIISGNIHGKANTMIGQSFDGYTIQEEGYFHEYGHAISQEVSVPVITVGGLTDIAAIEQIAQNTNIQYFALSRPLLSEPRLIKRWKDGDRAPVECERCSKCRTKRGNFCVVNKERKTQLAQM, from the coding sequence TTGAGCACTTTGTTTACTGAAACCCGCATTGGCAGCATGGTATTGAAGAACCGCTTTATGCGCAGCGCGACGTGGGAAAATATGGCGACAGAAGATGGCCATATGACGGATAAGCTTTACGCTATCTATGAAGAGCTTGCGCAAGGTGAAGTCGGCCTGATTGTAACGGGGTATGCCAACATTGTCGCAGAAGAAAAGCCCAATGCAGGCATGATGGGGATCTACAACGATTCCTTTATCGATGAATACAAAACGCTGACCGAACTGGTCCATCGCAATGACTCTAAAATCGTCATGCAGCTGGCCTACGGCGGCACCAAGACCACTTTTAACCTCGGCGAGCGGGTGATCTTTGCGCCAAGTGAAGTGCCGGAAAAAGGCACCCAAACACTGGGCAAGGCAATGACCAAAGAAGACATTGATTACATCGTCAGGGCGTTTGCCGAAGCCAGCCTGCGGGCGCAAAAGTCAGGGTTTGACGGGGTTGAAATCCACGCCGCCCATACTTACCTGATCAACCAGTTCCTCAGCCCTTACTACAACCGCCGTGAAGACGAGTACGGCGGCAGCTTGGCAAACCGCATGCGCTTTTTGATGGAGATCTACGCTGAGACCAGGAAGTTAGTCGGTGACGATTTCCCAATCCTAGTGAAACTGACGGCGACCGAGTTTTTTGAAGGCGGTTTGACCTTCGATGATACTCGCACCGTTTGCCGAAAACTCGAGGAAGTCGGCGTTGATGCCATTATCATTTCGGGCAATATCCACGGCAAGGCAAACACCATGATTGGCCAGTCTTTCGATGGGTATACCATCCAGGAAGAAGGGTATTTCCATGAATACGGTCATGCGATCAGCCAGGAAGTCAGTGTGCCGGTTATTACTGTCGGCGGCCTAACGGATATTGCGGCGATTGAACAGATTGCACAGAACACCAATATTCAATATTTCGCACTGTCACGCCCTTTGCTTTCCGAACCACGCTTGATCAAGCGATGGAAAGACGGGGACAGAGCGCCTGTCGAGTGTGAGCGCTGTTCCAAGTGCCGCACCAAGCGCGGTAACTTCTGCGTGGTAAACAAGGAAAGGAAGACGCAGCTCGCTCAAATGTAA
- a CDS encoding DNA-binding transcriptional repressor MalI (COG1609) yields the protein MSQRKVKITDVAEYAGVSVSTVSLVLGNKGRISEATINKVNEAIKALGYVRNKAAANLRSNQSNLVGLVLKDITDPFYTEITAGFSQILEKHGFMLFLAQCGDSPERLEKCVQSMIQQGVAGVAFSPLRGASQRVIDMLAQAEVPAVCVARATVNDDIDYVVPDNTLAAKRATQHLVEQGHRHIAYVGGQGDSLTRAERIGGYCTTLIQYGLPFKSEWIVECEGSQKAAASTVQELLTQHPKITAILCHRPATALGAVYGVERANRTVGRDNYIGQQVALIGFDDVAEAELTHPPLTFMSSTANDIGDQAGKRLVQKMKASELAIEKVVLAPELIIRGSA from the coding sequence ATGAGCCAAAGAAAAGTAAAAATTACAGATGTTGCTGAGTATGCGGGAGTGTCGGTATCGACCGTGTCTCTTGTCCTTGGCAACAAAGGACGGATCTCCGAGGCCACGATTAACAAGGTCAATGAGGCCATCAAGGCCTTGGGCTATGTACGCAACAAAGCGGCCGCAAACCTGCGCTCTAACCAGTCCAACCTGGTCGGTTTGGTACTGAAAGATATTACCGATCCCTTCTATACCGAGATCACCGCTGGATTTAGCCAGATCCTCGAAAAACATGGCTTTATGCTATTTCTCGCCCAATGCGGCGATTCACCAGAGCGGCTTGAGAAATGTGTGCAATCGATGATCCAGCAGGGGGTTGCCGGGGTGGCATTTAGCCCGCTGCGAGGAGCGAGCCAGCGGGTGATTGATATGCTGGCGCAGGCCGAAGTCCCTGCGGTTTGCGTAGCCAGGGCGACGGTGAACGATGATATTGATTATGTGGTACCCGATAATACCTTGGCGGCCAAGCGAGCCACCCAGCACCTCGTGGAGCAGGGGCACAGGCACATTGCCTATGTCGGTGGGCAAGGGGACTCACTGACCCGCGCCGAGCGCATTGGGGGCTATTGCACCACTCTTATCCAATATGGGTTGCCGTTTAAAAGCGAGTGGATTGTCGAATGCGAGGGCAGCCAGAAGGCGGCGGCTAGTACCGTTCAAGAACTGCTGACCCAACATCCGAAGATCACCGCTATTTTGTGCCATCGCCCGGCGACGGCCCTGGGGGCGGTTTACGGTGTCGAGCGTGCCAACCGCACTGTCGGGCGTGATAATTATATCGGCCAGCAAGTTGCCCTGATTGGTTTTGATGATGTGGCCGAGGCAGAACTTACCCACCCTCCGCTGACTTTCATGTCTTCGACGGCCAATGATATCGGCGATCAAGCCGGCAAGCGTTTGGTGCAGAAAATGAAAGCCAGCGAATTGGCGATAGAGAAAGTGGTGTTGGCCCCCGAGCTGATCATCCGCGGCTCGGCGTAA
- a CDS encoding acetyltransferase (COG0110) encodes MMGNKHWTKMEMLHETVKNKNIIIKGSHSYYSDAYDNGFERSVVRYLHGDEQTCHREPRWEIDKLYIGDYVCIGAEAVILMGGNHTHRADWFSLYPFMDKIDEAYQSKGDTHLGDGCWIGMRAMIMPGVTIGEGAIVAANSVITKDVEPYTIVGGSPAKTIRKRFEPATIARLLALNIYEWPESKFDALRELICSDDIDALEKAHLLFE; translated from the coding sequence ATGATGGGCAACAAGCACTGGACGAAAATGGAAATGCTCCATGAAACCGTCAAAAACAAAAACATTATCATCAAAGGCAGCCATAGCTATTACAGCGATGCTTACGATAATGGGTTCGAGCGTTCTGTGGTGCGTTACCTCCACGGCGATGAGCAAACCTGTCACCGTGAACCTCGCTGGGAAATCGACAAACTCTATATTGGCGACTATGTCTGTATCGGTGCCGAAGCGGTGATACTGATGGGGGGTAACCATACCCACCGTGCCGATTGGTTTTCGCTTTACCCGTTCATGGACAAGATTGACGAAGCCTACCAATCAAAAGGGGACACCCACCTTGGGGATGGTTGCTGGATTGGCATGCGCGCGATGATCATGCCTGGCGTTACCATTGGCGAAGGGGCGATTGTCGCTGCCAATAGCGTGATCACCAAAGATGTCGAGCCCTATACTATTGTCGGCGGCAGTCCTGCGAAAACTATCCGTAAACGGTTTGAGCCAGCGACCATCGCGCGTTTGCTGGCCCTGAACATCTACGAATGGCCCGAGAGCAAGTTCGACGCCTTGAGAGAGCTGATCTGCAGTGATGATATCGATGCGTTGGAGAAAGCCCACTTGTTATTTGAGTAA
- a CDS encoding alkyl sulfatase (COG2015) translates to MKRTLLSIAVAATSCVAVADYDSLDYTGKPATKHTIVANNALDKTLPWHDTAAFERSERGLIAAFGDHSAAELRNSRGYLEVDDVRRDRPDTVNPSLWRQGAMNYASGGLYEVTDGVYQIRGADLSNMTIYRSDNGYIIHDPLITREAATAAWDFAKKHLPPINGNHTITGVIYSHTHPDHYGGVRGLFEDGQLPEGVEIYAPKDFMEELLSEGLLAGNAMGRRAQYQYGNTLPDSAYGVVDNALGMGTTKGEITLIPPTVIIEDREETVVIDGLEMLFINMPGAEAPTEMINYVPAYNALNTAELTYDGQHNIYTFRGAQTRDSLAWTKYLSEIKHRFADNIDNIHAAHSAPVWNNPETEVNEIADYLTMQRDNYGFIHNQTLRLANQGVKINDIGRAVEAIVPESQQQNWASRGYHGSYSHNARGVINLYLGYHDMNPTNINPLTNVDRSCLYVQTAGADTMYKQAQHHFNQGAYQEASTLLNDIVNCEPTNIEARELLADSWEQQGYQSETMAWRNSYLQGASELRTNHIPEALKAVSPDIMSQMTTAGFLDFMAVSIDASKVPADMAFNFNIVHPEVSEVYYVEFSNANLAPLKVETAVSEADLTLSIARNDLIAVITGQASLEQLIDSQKAKVDGDTSILSQLKSVSVEFKQDFEIVPIMN, encoded by the coding sequence ATGAAAAGAACCCTATTATCGATAGCCGTTGCTGCCACCTCGTGCGTGGCAGTGGCTGATTATGACTCATTAGATTACACCGGAAAGCCAGCAACCAAGCATACCATCGTGGCCAACAATGCGTTGGACAAAACCCTCCCATGGCACGACACTGCAGCCTTTGAGCGCTCCGAGCGCGGTTTAATTGCCGCTTTTGGCGATCATAGTGCCGCTGAACTGCGAAATTCACGCGGTTACCTGGAAGTCGACGACGTTCGCCGCGATCGGCCTGACACGGTAAACCCGTCGCTCTGGCGCCAGGGAGCGATGAACTATGCCTCGGGCGGCCTGTATGAGGTAACTGACGGTGTATACCAAATCCGTGGTGCCGATCTTTCCAACATGACCATATACCGCTCTGATAACGGTTATATTATCCATGACCCGCTAATCACAAGGGAAGCCGCTACGGCGGCTTGGGATTTTGCTAAAAAACACCTACCGCCAATCAATGGTAATCACACAATTACCGGCGTGATCTACTCCCATACTCACCCGGATCACTACGGTGGTGTTCGTGGCTTGTTTGAGGATGGTCAGTTGCCCGAAGGCGTCGAAATCTATGCCCCTAAAGACTTCATGGAAGAGCTGCTCAGCGAAGGGCTGCTGGCTGGCAACGCCATGGGCCGTCGCGCTCAGTACCAATACGGTAATACCTTGCCCGACTCTGCTTACGGCGTAGTCGACAATGCCCTCGGCATGGGTACCACCAAAGGGGAAATCACCCTGATCCCGCCGACGGTGATCATTGAGGATCGTGAAGAAACCGTCGTAATTGATGGGTTGGAGATGCTATTCATCAATATGCCAGGCGCCGAAGCGCCAACCGAGATGATCAATTATGTGCCAGCCTATAACGCGTTAAACACCGCCGAACTCACCTATGACGGCCAGCACAACATTTATACCTTCCGAGGCGCACAAACACGTGACTCACTGGCCTGGACCAAATACCTGTCCGAAATAAAGCACCGATTTGCCGATAATATCGACAATATTCATGCCGCACACTCGGCCCCGGTCTGGAACAACCCGGAGACAGAGGTCAATGAGATCGCAGATTACCTAACGATGCAGCGTGACAATTATGGCTTTATCCATAACCAGACGCTTCGCCTTGCTAACCAAGGAGTGAAGATCAATGACATCGGCCGCGCGGTTGAAGCCATTGTCCCGGAGTCACAGCAGCAAAACTGGGCAAGTCGCGGCTACCATGGCTCCTACTCCCACAACGCCCGAGGGGTCATCAACCTGTATTTGGGCTACCACGACATGAACCCGACCAACATTAACCCTTTGACCAATGTCGATCGCTCGTGTCTGTACGTACAAACAGCGGGAGCTGACACAATGTACAAGCAAGCTCAGCATCACTTCAATCAGGGGGCCTACCAAGAAGCCTCGACCTTATTGAATGACATCGTAAATTGTGAACCTACCAATATCGAAGCACGGGAGTTACTGGCGGATAGCTGGGAACAGCAAGGGTATCAGTCCGAGACCATGGCATGGCGAAACTCCTACTTGCAAGGCGCTTCGGAGCTGCGTACCAATCATATTCCAGAAGCATTGAAGGCGGTTTCGCCTGATATTATGTCACAAATGACGACGGCAGGATTCCTGGACTTCATGGCCGTTTCTATCGATGCCAGCAAAGTACCGGCCGATATGGCGTTCAACTTTAATATTGTTCACCCTGAAGTAAGCGAGGTCTACTACGTTGAGTTTAGCAATGCCAACCTCGCACCGCTTAAAGTCGAAACTGCTGTGAGTGAGGCTGACCTAACGCTTTCCATTGCGCGTAACGACTTGATTGCGGTTATCACGGGACAGGCATCGCTCGAACAGCTCATCGATAGCCAAAAAGCCAAAGTAGACGGTGATACCTCAATCCTCAGTCAGTTAAAAAGTGTATCGGTAGAATTTAAACAAGATTTTGAAATCGTTCCAATCATGAACTAA
- a CDS encoding protein MalY (COG1168), with product MFDFSTPVNRYGTYCTQWDYVQDRFGAADLLPFTISDMDFETAPCIQRALQQRLAHGVLGYSRWNHDDFKQAIAGWFAKRYQAELDPQSLVYGPSVIYIIAQLITLWSQPGEGVLVHTPAYDAFGNMLKANQRKLLASPLLKTEQGYEIDWPQFEQQAAREECKILLLCSPHNPTGRVWRRDELERMAKLCQRHGVKVISDDIHMDMAYAGYLPWSGVATGNDWALVSSGSKSFNIPALNGAYAFIPESQSREQYLQLLKAAHGLSSPSILGVIAHIAAYQQGGEWLDALRDYLQQNLKTVAERLNHAYPAINYRVPEGTYLAWIDLNPLNIDMDALQRILIHDHKVAIMRGDTYGEEGKGYIRLNVGCPRSKVEAGLDALIAAIRQLQD from the coding sequence ATGTTTGATTTTTCCACTCCCGTTAACCGCTACGGCACATACTGCACCCAGTGGGACTATGTCCAAGACCGTTTTGGTGCAGCCGATTTACTGCCCTTTACCATCTCCGACATGGATTTCGAAACAGCCCCCTGTATCCAGCGCGCCTTGCAGCAACGTCTGGCCCATGGCGTATTGGGGTACAGCCGCTGGAACCACGATGACTTCAAGCAGGCTATTGCCGGCTGGTTTGCCAAACGCTACCAGGCTGAGCTTGATCCTCAATCGCTCGTCTACGGCCCTTCGGTGATCTACATTATTGCCCAGCTTATTACCCTGTGGAGCCAGCCTGGTGAGGGGGTGTTGGTCCATACCCCGGCCTACGATGCGTTTGGCAACATGCTCAAGGCCAACCAGCGGAAATTGCTGGCTAGCCCGCTACTCAAAACCGAGCAAGGGTACGAGATAGACTGGCCGCAGTTCGAGCAGCAAGCGGCGCGTGAAGAATGCAAAATCCTGCTGCTTTGCAGCCCGCACAACCCAACGGGAAGAGTCTGGCGCCGTGACGAGCTGGAACGAATGGCCAAGCTCTGCCAACGCCACGGTGTCAAAGTCATTTCCGATGACATCCACATGGATATGGCCTACGCCGGCTACTTACCATGGTCTGGCGTTGCCACTGGCAACGATTGGGCGCTGGTAAGCTCGGGCTCGAAGTCATTCAATATTCCGGCACTAAACGGTGCCTATGCCTTTATCCCGGAGTCGCAATCGCGTGAACAGTACCTGCAGCTACTCAAGGCCGCACACGGCCTGTCCTCCCCTTCGATCTTGGGCGTTATCGCCCATATTGCCGCTTACCAGCAAGGCGGTGAATGGCTCGATGCTCTCAGGGATTACCTGCAGCAGAACTTGAAAACGGTAGCAGAGCGGCTCAACCACGCTTACCCCGCCATCAACTACCGCGTGCCGGAAGGGACCTACTTGGCCTGGATCGATCTCAACCCACTGAACATCGATATGGATGCCCTGCAACGGATCCTTATCCACGACCACAAGGTCGCCATCATGCGCGGTGATACCTATGGTGAAGAAGGCAAGGGCTATATTCGCTTGAATGTCGGCTGCCCGCGAAGCAAGGTGGAGGCAGGCCTAGATGCACTGATCGCCGCCATCAGGCAACTCCAAGACTAG